The Roseococcus microcysteis genome contains a region encoding:
- a CDS encoding sigma-54-dependent transcriptional regulator, protein MRPRVLLVEDTPTEAELARAHLSAFGHDCHHAGTVAEALEIAAAHPPDAVLIDLQLPDGSGFELMRRLRQAGVDAAFIVVTVNASVKAAVEAMREGAMDFIVKPYSRARLQVTLENALETRRLRAELEAARAQLGRGSFFGFVGASPAMQAVYRTIESVAGSRAAVFITGESGTGKELAADAIHRASPRAGKPFVALNCAAIPRDLLESEIFGHVKGAFTGATENRAGAAKQADGGTLFLDEIGEMPADMQVKLLRFLQLGSFTPVGGTRLEKVDARIIAATNRDIRAEVEAGRFREDLFYRLYVVPLELPPLRARGEDVLLIARHFLEVFSAEEGKGFNGLDAEAEALILSAPWPGNVRQLQNVMRNIVVLHDGPLVTRAMLPAQLIQPTPRDSGGRPAVRVERRARAVEPLSVVEKRAILAALEHTAQDVPRAAALLEVNPSTIYRKLAAWKKEA, encoded by the coding sequence ATGCGCCCGCGCGTCCTGCTGGTCGAGGACACGCCGACCGAGGCCGAGCTGGCCCGGGCGCATCTCTCCGCTTTCGGCCATGACTGCCACCACGCCGGCACGGTGGCGGAGGCGCTGGAGATCGCGGCCGCCCACCCGCCCGACGCGGTGCTGATCGACCTGCAACTGCCCGATGGCTCGGGCTTCGAGCTGATGCGTCGGCTGCGCCAGGCGGGGGTGGACGCGGCCTTCATCGTGGTGACGGTGAACGCCTCGGTGAAGGCGGCGGTGGAGGCCATGCGCGAGGGCGCGATGGACTTCATCGTGAAGCCCTACAGCCGCGCCCGCCTGCAGGTCACGCTGGAGAACGCGCTGGAAACCCGCCGCCTGCGGGCGGAGCTGGAGGCGGCGCGCGCCCAGCTCGGCCGGGGCAGCTTCTTCGGCTTCGTGGGCGCCTCGCCCGCCATGCAGGCGGTGTATCGCACCATCGAGAGCGTCGCGGGCTCGCGCGCCGCCGTTTTCATCACGGGCGAGAGCGGCACGGGCAAGGAGCTGGCGGCGGACGCCATCCACCGCGCCAGCCCTCGCGCCGGAAAGCCCTTCGTGGCGCTGAACTGCGCCGCCATCCCGCGCGACCTGCTGGAGAGCGAGATCTTCGGCCATGTGAAGGGCGCCTTCACCGGCGCCACCGAGAACCGCGCGGGGGCCGCCAAGCAGGCCGATGGCGGCACGCTGTTCCTGGACGAGATCGGCGAGATGCCGGCCGACATGCAGGTGAAGCTGCTGCGCTTCCTGCAACTGGGCAGCTTCACCCCGGTGGGCGGCACCAGGCTGGAAAAGGTGGATGCGCGCATCATCGCCGCCACCAACCGCGACATCCGCGCCGAGGTGGAGGCGGGCCGTTTCCGCGAGGACCTGTTCTATCGCCTCTATGTGGTGCCCCTCGAACTGCCGCCTTTGCGCGCGCGGGGCGAGGATGTGCTGCTGATCGCGCGGCACTTCCTGGAGGTGTTCAGCGCGGAGGAGGGCAAGGGTTTCAACGGCCTGGACGCCGAGGCTGAGGCGCTGATCCTCTCCGCCCCCTGGCCAGGCAATGTGCGGCAGTTGCAGAATGTGATGCGCAACATCGTGGTGCTGCATGACGGCCCGCTGGTCACGCGCGCCATGCTGCCCGCCCAGCTCATCCAGCCCACCCCGCGCGACAGCGGGGGGCGCCCCGCGGTGCGGGTGGAACGCCGCGCGCGGGCGGTGGAGCCGCTTTCCGTGGTGGAGAAGCGCGCCATCCTGGCCGCGCTGGAGCACACCGCCCAGGACGTGCCCCGCGCCGCCGCCCTGCTGGAGGTGAACCCCAGCACGATCTACCGCAAGCTCGCCGCCTGGAAGAAGGAGGCTTAA
- a CDS encoding Hpt domain-containing protein, producing MDTINTEVARQLAEELPASVLRSIITTFEADIGRLAQELLAAGRAGNAEGYHRAAHSIAGAASAVGASRLEREARMAMNPAHHEPPHVVMPRLMLEAKAAIEALRLLRP from the coding sequence ATGGACACGATCAACACCGAGGTGGCGCGACAGCTGGCGGAGGAGCTTCCGGCCTCCGTCCTGCGTTCCATCATCACGACCTTCGAGGCCGATATCGGCCGGCTCGCCCAGGAATTGCTGGCGGCCGGGCGTGCCGGCAATGCCGAGGGCTATCACCGCGCGGCGCACAGCATCGCGGGCGCGGCCTCGGCCGTGGGCGCCAGCCGGCTGGAGCGGGAGGCGCGGATGGCCATGAACCCCGCGCATCACGAGCCGCCGCATGTTGTCATGCCGCGCCTGATGCTGGAGGCCAAGGCGGCCATCGAGGCGCTGCGCCTGCTGCGGCCCTGA
- the metZ gene encoding O-succinylhomoserine sulfhydrylase → MTDSRKLRPATQLVRGGLNRSNHGETAEALFLTSGFVYDSAEQAEATFKNEIQHYQYSRFGNPTLTMLEDRLAALEGAEACRLMATGMAAVHSALLSHLKTGDRLVASRALFGSCHWIVSTLLPRYGIESVFVDGGDLDQWRAALSTPTTMVLLESPSNPMLDLVDVEAVCELAHAAGALVVVDNVFATPLLQRPLEQGADIVVYSCTKHMDGQGRVLGGAVLGRQKWVDEVLQPFIRNTGPGMSPFNAWVILKGVETLKLRVDQMCRNAAAVADFLAERAEIARVFYPFRADHPQHALAVRQMTAGGTLVTFNIKGGKAECFRFMNALRLVDISNNLGDSKSLATHPATTTHMRVGEEERAKLGISDGTVRLSVGLEDVGDLIEDLAQALDTLATPAARAAE, encoded by the coding sequence ATGACCGATTCCCGCAAGCTCCGCCCCGCCACGCAGCTCGTTCGCGGCGGCCTCAACCGCTCCAACCATGGCGAGACGGCGGAGGCGCTCTTCCTCACCTCCGGCTTCGTCTATGACAGTGCCGAGCAGGCCGAGGCCACCTTCAAGAACGAGATCCAGCACTACCAGTACAGCCGCTTCGGCAACCCCACGCTGACCATGCTGGAGGACCGGCTGGCCGCGTTGGAAGGTGCCGAGGCCTGCCGCCTGATGGCGACCGGCATGGCGGCCGTGCATTCCGCCCTGCTCTCCCACCTCAAGACCGGCGACCGGCTGGTGGCCAGCCGCGCCCTCTTCGGCTCCTGCCACTGGATCGTGTCCACGCTGCTGCCGCGCTATGGCATCGAGAGCGTCTTCGTGGATGGCGGCGACCTGGACCAGTGGCGCGCGGCGCTGTCCACGCCCACCACCATGGTGCTGCTGGAAAGCCCCTCCAACCCCATGCTGGACCTGGTGGATGTGGAGGCCGTCTGCGAACTGGCCCACGCCGCCGGCGCGCTGGTGGTGGTGGACAATGTCTTCGCCACGCCCCTGCTGCAACGCCCGCTGGAACAGGGCGCGGACATCGTCGTCTATTCCTGCACCAAGCACATGGACGGCCAGGGCCGCGTGCTGGGCGGCGCGGTGCTCGGCCGGCAGAAATGGGTGGACGAGGTGCTGCAGCCCTTCATCCGCAACACCGGCCCCGGCATGTCGCCCTTCAACGCCTGGGTCATCCTGAAGGGGGTCGAGACGCTGAAGCTGCGCGTGGACCAGATGTGCCGCAACGCCGCCGCCGTCGCCGACTTCCTGGCCGAGCGCGCCGAGATCGCCCGCGTCTTCTACCCCTTCCGCGCCGACCACCCGCAGCACGCGCTGGCGGTGCGGCAGATGACGGCGGGCGGCACGCTGGTGACGTTCAACATCAAGGGCGGAAAGGCGGAATGCTTCCGCTTCATGAACGCGCTGCGCCTCGTGGACATCTCCAACAACCTGGGCGACAGCAAGTCGCTGGCCACCCACCCCGCCACCACCACCCATATGCGCGTGGGCGAGGAGGAGCGCGCGAAGCTCGGCATCAGCGACGGCACGGTGCGGCTCTCGGTCGGGCTGGAGGATGTGGGCGATCTGATCGAGGACCTGGCCCAGGCGCTGGATACCCTGGCCACCCCCGCCGCGCGCGCCGCGGAATAG
- the apaG gene encoding Co2+/Mg2+ efflux protein ApaG gives MSPFTATTRGVRVSVRSFYLEDQSDPAEARFVWAYKIEIANEGPLPVQLLKRTWLITDAQGRTMRVHGEGVVGEQPVLDPGEAFEYTSGTPLPTPSGFMRGTFHMVVVETGEEFDATVPAFSLDSPHQAGGIH, from the coding sequence ATGAGCCCCTTCACCGCCACCACGCGCGGCGTGCGCGTCTCGGTCCGCTCCTTCTACCTGGAAGACCAGTCGGACCCCGCGGAGGCGCGCTTCGTCTGGGCCTACAAGATCGAGATCGCCAATGAGGGCCCGCTGCCGGTGCAGCTGCTCAAGCGCACCTGGCTGATCACCGACGCCCAGGGCCGCACCATGCGCGTGCATGGCGAGGGCGTGGTGGGCGAACAGCCCGTGCTCGATCCCGGCGAGGCCTTCGAATACACCTCCGGCACGCCGCTGCCGACGCCGTCCGGCTTCATGCGCGGCACCTTCCACATGGTGGTGGTGGAGACGGGCGAGGAATTCGACGCGACCGTGCCCGCCTTCTCATTGGACAGCCCGCACCAGGCGGGCGGCATCCACTGA
- a CDS encoding glutathione S-transferase N-terminal domain-containing protein, translated as MYRLISATPSPYARKVRIALLEKGIPFDLQTEVPWHADTATPAYNPLEKLPVLVLPDGTGIYESRFILEWLEVKHPTPACCPTTRRGCWPRGKSR; from the coding sequence ATGTACCGGCTGATCAGCGCGACACCCTCGCCCTATGCGCGCAAGGTGCGGATCGCGCTGCTGGAGAAGGGCATTCCCTTCGACCTCCAGACCGAGGTGCCCTGGCACGCCGACACCGCCACCCCCGCCTACAACCCGCTGGAGAAGCTGCCCGTGCTGGTGCTGCCGGATGGCACCGGCATCTACGAAAGCCGCTTCATCCTGGAATGGCTGGAGGTGAAGCACCCCACCCCCGCCTGCTGCCCGACGACCCGGAGGGGGTGCTGGCCGCGCGGCAAATCGAGGTGA
- a CDS encoding Bug family tripartite tricarboxylate transporter substrate binding protein: MTLLSRRLLLGAAGATVLASPALAFPDRVVRIISGFPPGGLNDVVSRGMAQVLGPILGQNVVVENRVGAGGSLGATMAARAQPDGHTLWMGIVDTQAILPTAMPNLPYDPDRDFAPISFVANVPFAFITGPSKPNIRDFQALIAAARAEPGQITFASWGVASTSHLAMERVLRQQGVEMLHVPFTGQAPGMNAIVGGQVDCMSLPAGGAEGAWRDGRVRVVAVAARDRVPLYPDAPTILELGGTLDAGLWKAIYAPARTPAPVIRRLNQAVHEAMRQPSLIEVLRMQGAVPAPSTPEELGELQRRDREAWGEVVRATNAFLR; the protein is encoded by the coding sequence TGCCACCGTGCTGGCCTCTCCCGCCCTCGCTTTTCCCGATCGCGTGGTGCGCATCATCTCGGGCTTTCCGCCCGGGGGGCTGAACGACGTCGTCAGCCGCGGCATGGCCCAGGTGCTGGGGCCCATCCTCGGTCAGAACGTGGTGGTGGAGAACCGCGTGGGCGCGGGCGGCAGCCTGGGCGCCACCATGGCGGCGCGGGCGCAGCCCGACGGCCACACGCTGTGGATGGGCATCGTGGACACCCAGGCCATCCTGCCCACGGCCATGCCCAATTTGCCCTACGATCCCGACCGCGACTTCGCGCCCATCAGCTTCGTGGCGAATGTGCCCTTCGCCTTCATCACCGGCCCTTCCAAGCCCAATATCCGTGACTTCCAGGCGCTGATCGCCGCCGCCCGTGCCGAGCCGGGGCAGATCACCTTCGCGAGCTGGGGGGTGGCCTCCACCTCGCATCTGGCGATGGAGCGCGTGCTGCGCCAGCAGGGCGTGGAGATGCTGCACGTCCCCTTCACCGGCCAGGCGCCCGGGATGAACGCCATCGTGGGCGGGCAGGTGGACTGCATGTCGCTGCCGGCGGGCGGCGCCGAGGGCGCCTGGCGCGATGGCCGCGTGCGGGTGGTGGCCGTGGCGGCGCGGGACCGCGTGCCGCTCTACCCCGACGCCCCCACCATCCTGGAACTGGGCGGCACGCTCGATGCCGGGCTGTGGAAGGCCATCTATGCCCCGGCCCGCACGCCCGCCCCCGTCATCCGCCGGCTGAACCAGGCGGTGCACGAGGCCATGCGCCAGCCGAGCCTCATCGAGGTGCTGCGGATGCAAGGCGCCGTGCCCGCCCCCTCCACGCCGGAGGAGCTGGGAGAACTCCAGCGGCGCGACCGCGAGGCCTGGGGCGAGGTGGTCCGCGCCACCAACGCCTTCCTGCGCTGA
- a CDS encoding glutathione S-transferase C-terminal domain-containing protein, protein MAGGEAPHPRLLPDDPEGVLAARQIEVIADGVCDAVVLLFFERRREAPSEAWMARQRRKVEGGVRALAARVGEGFLVGDRFGLADIAAGTALGYLAVRFPEFDWAAEYPALAAMHARLEARPSFAATRPVPQVITEAVV, encoded by the coding sequence ATGGCTGGAGGTGAAGCACCCCACCCCCGCCTGCTGCCCGACGACCCGGAGGGGGTGCTGGCCGCGCGGCAAATCGAGGTGATCGCGGACGGGGTGTGCGACGCCGTGGTGCTGCTGTTCTTCGAGCGCCGCCGGGAGGCGCCGAGCGAGGCCTGGATGGCCCGCCAGCGCCGCAAGGTGGAGGGCGGCGTGCGCGCCCTGGCCGCGCGCGTGGGCGAGGGCTTCCTGGTGGGCGACCGCTTCGGCCTGGCCGACATCGCGGCGGGCACGGCGCTGGGCTACCTGGCGGTGCGCTTCCCGGAATTCGACTGGGCGGCGGAATACCCGGCCCTGGCCGCGATGCACGCGCGGCTGGAGGCGCGCCCCAGCTTCGCCGCCACGCGGCCGGTGCCGCAGGTCATCACGGAGGCTGTGGTCTGA